The following nucleotide sequence is from Cytobacillus sp. IB215665.
TCTTTATCACCTAATTCTTTTACAATGTGCTTGTTTTCTTTGTTGATTACATACATATCTGGAGTTACACTACCATCCACAATCGCTTCTCCTAATCCATAACTTGCATTTACTAGTATTTCGTTTTGGTTATTCGTTACTGGATTAGAGCTGAAAATTACTCCCGATACATCTGCGTGAATCATCTGTTGAACGAAAACACCCATCTGAACATCGGAGAGAGATATATTATTGGTTTTAGCATAGTCTAGTATGTGTGCTGAAAAATACGAAGCCCAACATCGTTTAATACTATCCAATAATTGATCTAAGTTTTTCACACTCAAAATTGTTTCATATTGCCCTGCAAAAGATGCGTTATTTAGGTCTTCCATTGCTGAAGAGGAACGAACGGCTATCGTTACATCAGGGCTGGTTTTTATATCCTTGAAAGATTTTGATATTGATAATTCCAGTTCCCTTGGATATTCAGCAGTCAAAATTTCCTCTTGAATGTGTCGGTTATTCTTGGAGCTGATATTGTTATGTGTAAGAAATTTTTTAAAAGAATCTGAAGTTAATATAAACCCATCTGGTATTGAAGGTATTGTTGATTTTATTTTAGATAGGTTCATCGCTTTTGAACCTACCAACACTTTCTCTAGTTTTATACAATCTGTTAAACTTACAACATTCATTACTTTTTGCTTCTCCTTCCAAGGGCACAATTTAATAAGTGTATATTACCCAACAACATGTTGATTATTTAATAACCTGTTGTTTATACTGTTATTATATTTGAAATTTACGATGAGACAATAATCAATGTTTCTTCATTTGTTTTATACACGACATCGTAAAATGAATTGTTGTTT
It contains:
- a CDS encoding PEP/pyruvate-binding domain-containing protein, giving the protein MNVVSLTDCIKLEKVLVGSKAMNLSKIKSTIPSIPDGFILTSDSFKKFLTHNNISSKNNRHIQEEILTAEYPRELELSISKSFKDIKTSPDVTIAVRSSSAMEDLNNASFAGQYETILSVKNLDQLLDSIKRCWASYFSAHILDYAKTNNISLSDVQMGVFVQQMIHADVSGVIFSSNPVTNNQNEILVNASYGLGEAIVDGSVTPDMYVINKENKHIVKELGDKEIQIIAMEDGNETVVVSADQQEIFCLGDEEILELVDITMKIENFFENPVDIEFAIKNNIIYILQARPITTFKGENV